The Onychostoma macrolepis isolate SWU-2019 chromosome 20, ASM1243209v1, whole genome shotgun sequence nucleotide sequence TGGGTGCGGCCGAAATTCGGCATGCTCATCCGCGGTAAGTCCTTGTTTCTAATCTCGTATATGGACTTCCTCCTGGCCTGAACCCCCCTCACCGCCGTTTTGATTTTCCTCCAGCCCAGGTGATTGAGTTCTGCAAGGTTGAGCACCACGCAAATCCCACTGACCGCAAACATGAAGACGAGGAACACGGTTTTCTCAGTGGGCCTCGAAACGTAGCATTCGACGTCTTTGATGCAAGGGTAGCGATCGCACTCGTACACAGCTGGAACGTTGAATCCGTACAAGAAATACTGGCCAACCAAGAAGCCGATCTCCAGCGCGTTCCTGAAAACCACCTGAATGATGTAAAACCTCGAGATGCCCTCTTGTCTTCTCATTTTAGATTTGGTAGTTCTCATGACTGAACTGGGGATTTCTTTCACTTCCAAACAGTCGGGCTCGGATTCTTTGGTGGAGTTTTCCGTGTTCTGAAGTACTCCGTTCACGATGGTGTTTTTGATCTTTTTGCTGTCGTCTCGTTTCATTGAATCGGGATCTTTGTCTAGGGACAGGTATACTGTGGAGTATCTCCGCTCCTTCTGTTTGGCCGACTGATGCACCGAGTATGTGATGAAGCACAGACTGGGTGTGCAAACCATGATGATCTGGAACACCCAGTATCTGATGTGAGATATAGGGAACGCTTTGTCATAGCAAGCTTGGTTACAGCCTGGCTGTAAAGTGTTACACACGAACATGGACTGCTCGTCGTCGTACACGGTCTCTCCTACAATTGCAACAATTAGAATCCGGAAGATCACCACCACTGTCAGTAGGATCCTAAACATAAGGACAGAAATATTTTAGTTCATAGTGTATCTGCTACGGTATTTTCAAACAGTTAAGTCAAAGCAAGCAAAGGaatataaaacacttaaaaattgtaaaaaaataaataaataaaaaataaataaataaataaataaataataataatatttgaattaatttaaaaataaataaaaataaaaattgggtATTTGTGGTTGCTAGAAAAAATTCTTACAAattcttacatatatatatatgtaatgcaaattcttacatatatatatatatatatatatataaacaagaaaagtaaaaacataaaaatataaaaaaataaaactaaaattctgCTGTGGTTGCTagaaattcactgtaaaaaatagcAAATATTTTGCACATCATAACCGTATATGAACCATATGAACtgatataatgatataatattCCAATGATGTACTACTAATAGTGTTCTCtgacaatattaatattccaataACTACAATGTACTAAGCTCTGCTCTGTATATACTGATACATATTGTTAAACACAAGACTGCATGATGGATTCAGTTTCATCAAATGTGATACTCCTGGAAAAACAGCAAGTACATCCACAGTATATAAATGCGCTCAGCACACAGTGTTCACTTAGATACATcacacaaaacaatattaagGAAATAACACACATGGCGCTAGAATAATGTTAAATAGCCTGCATTaactaaataacataaaatgcacTATGGATGTACATGACTgattaggaaaaaaaaagaaacaacagtATTTTATTGCAATATGATGTGTCGCGTGGATTTATACATGTGAACGCCCTTGTGCTGATTTCCACCGTAAATTATAAGGtgacttttaatttatttactgcGACTGtacatttactgtaattttattgTCGTGTCGAATATTTCACCGTTATGTTTAAAGTAATTTATACTTTTCACTTTCAAAAACGTCACTTTACAGTAAAATTGCACGCAATGTCTGTTAAATCTAaccttgttttttaaaatttttgattATATATGATATGGTAATTTACAGTTAACCAACTAACAGGTTTTAACTGTATGGTTTTCTATTCTTTGGACTGTGCAGATCGACGCGGGGAGCTGTCCAGTGCTGAAACTCTCTCCACAGGCAAACGCGCGCTTCCAGCCATGCAGGGCGCGCACAACATTTCTTTGAAAGCAAATCAGATCTGACATGGAACAGCAATCTTACCGGTGGCACAAAAGCTTTGTTGTCTAAAATGTGCAGTAATAGCTATAACAACAGCAACAGTGATCTTAATTCTTCTCGTCCTTTACAATGGGCACATTAAGCTCCAATAACAAAATCGCCCTCATTTAGAAGGGTCACTGCGTAATGACCTCGATATGTTTCTTTTAATGTGCAAAGCAATCGATAAacattttctacttttttttttttcctcacctCCCGATCATAGTAGAGTGCTGTTGGACAGCCGCCTCCAGGAGACGCTCGAGAATTGTCCATTCCCCCATGGCTGTTCATTCGGAGACGATATAACACAGTTGAGCGTGTAAAATCAAACGCGAGCTACTGTTCCGCTCCTAAGGCGAGTGTAGTATCGGGCGAGTGCATTGATTAGTCGCTGCTGTCCACCTTGACTTCCACACCTCGCTCCGGAGGGCGCACTCGTCTGAGGTCCTGATTAGTCTAAAGCCCTCCTATTTTCTGTCTCGCGAGCAGGACGATAGGTCGCTCTGAGCCTGAACGGAGGGGAGTATAATGTTTGGCTCGTGCTAATCCCGCTTTAAGTAGACTGcccccctcctcctccccctGCGTCACGCGCAGACAGGTTGTTGGAGAGAAATCAGAACAGCGGGATTTCTCCGTTTCATTATTCTCCGAATATGCCAGAGATGCCCTGATTAATccgtaataataaaaaaaatcattggtGATGAAATCAAATCACTGGGGAGTTCTGTCTCCGgcgacagacacacacacactcacttgcGTGACAGGATGAGAGATTAGGGTTTAGAGTTAGTGTTTGTCTAATAAACAGGGCGCGGATCATGGGGGGTAATTAAGGCTTGAACCCCGGCAAAGAAAGCCAAAAGGTAAGTACAGGTTTCAGAAGGGCTTTCCAACGTCTTACTCATTTAGATTACAAGCTTGCCAGAGCGCGCTTTTTCAATTGCCGCCAAAACGCTGACAAACAGTAGCAGAGTCTGCTGAACGAACAAGGTCACCATTGCAGCAATATTCCGACTTTTTATTAActactttaaaatgactttaaagtaatatatatatatatatatataaatatattttttttttttttttttttattaatgttttcacACAAGGATCAATTATGGCAGTATATATTTTGgtcattaacaaaaaaaaaaatcttaataaatCGCGTTATCTGATAAGagaaacaaaaatatgtaaatgagaaCAGTTTTCTTAAAATAGCTgtataaaaattaaactaatgtGAAGGGCTGATAGGATGTGGTGACTTGTCACATATATATGCTAATTAGTGCATGACGTCATCTATCGACATTTTTGGAGACTTTTCAAGAAGGCATTTGGCAACATCAATCAATTTCGGGGCGGTACGTCGATAAAGCATAACATGCATTATATATCACTTTATTATATATCACAAGACAAATTTAAAAGTTGTATTAGATGATGGTTAGCTAGACGTACGAAATTACAATAGACTTGTCAGGCTACCTCCATATTTAAGTTTTGCCAGGAGTGAAAATGAAGTAGTGAAGGATAGAAATACAGTGCGTTTTATGGATTGTAGGCCTACTGTTACCGATTGTTCagcataaaaaacaacaacaacaacaacaa carries:
- the gjd2b gene encoding gap junction protein delta 2b; this translates as MGEWTILERLLEAAVQQHSTMIGRILLTVVVIFRILIVAIVGETVYDDEQSMFVCNTLQPGCNQACYDKAFPISHIRYWVFQIIMVCTPSLCFITYSVHQSAKQKERRYSTVYLSLDKDPDSMKRDDSKKIKNTIVNGVLQNTENSTKESEPDCLEVKEIPSSVMRTTKSKMRRQEGISRFYIIQVVFRNALEIGFLVGQYFLYGFNVPAVYECDRYPCIKDVECYVSRPTEKTVFLVFMFAVSGICVVLNLAELNHLGWRKIKTAVRGVQARRKSIYEIRNKDLPRMSMPNFGRTQSSDSAYV